The following coding sequences are from one Dermacentor albipictus isolate Rhodes 1998 colony unplaced genomic scaffold, USDA_Dalb.pri_finalv2 scaffold_12, whole genome shotgun sequence window:
- the LOC139051556 gene encoding uncharacterized protein: MATDYLTRFTETKDLTKGSAAELAKFFVENFRLRHGAPEVLTTDRGTAFTAELIRAILQYSPTSYTWTTAFHTQMNGLTACLNKTLTDLLAMYVDVERKTWGAVLPYGSLVTTRRYNAAQIPPFKLVCGRNTTTTLDAMLPHVTNEDNVDVYSHLQRPEEARQLGRLWIKNQQHTDSRHYNQRRRFVE, encoded by the coding sequence atggcgacggactatctcacccgcttcactgaaacTAAAGATTTaacgaaaggcagcgcagccgaattggcaaaatttttcgtcgagaactttcggctgcgacatggtgccccagaagtcctcaccaccgacagaggaacagcctttacagcagagctcatccgagccattctgcaatacagtcctACAAGCTACACGTGGACAACTGCCTTCCACACGCAGATGAATGGTCTCACAGcgtgcctgaacaagaccctcaccgacttgctggcaatgtacgtcgacgtcgagcgcaAGACGTGGGGCGCGGTTCTGCCGTACGGATCTTTGGTTACAACACGGCGGTACAATGCCGCACAAATCCCACCGTTTAAGCTGGTGTGCGGCAGGAacacgacgacgacgctcgacgccatgctaccGCACGTCACTAACGAAGACAATGTTGACGTTTATAGCCATCTCCAGCGccccgaagaagcccgacagctcggccgcctatggatcaagaaccaacagcataccgacagccgacactacaaccaaCGACGGCGCTTCGTCGAGTAG